A DNA window from Paenibacillus sp. HWE-109 contains the following coding sequences:
- the crcB gene encoding fluoride efflux transporter CrcB, translated as MWIWAMCLVSFGGFFGAICRFQLGSYLSRRFPSSIPYGTLTINLLGSFLIGILMKYHAYDNWKLLIGTGFMGAFTTFSTMNLECMKLLLAGQWKVLMLYTLLSYTGGILLTFIGYYI; from the coding sequence ATGTGGATATGGGCGATGTGTTTGGTGAGTTTTGGTGGATTTTTCGGTGCGATATGCCGTTTTCAACTAGGGAGTTACCTGAGCAGAAGGTTCCCAAGTTCTATTCCGTATGGTACACTGACAATAAATCTTTTGGGCAGTTTTCTGATTGGAATCCTCATGAAATACCATGCTTATGACAATTGGAAACTTTTGATCGGCACAGGTTTTATGGGCGCTTTCACGACATTTTCAACGATGAATCTAGAATGTATGAAATTGCTGCTAGCAGGTCAATGGAAGGTTTTGATGCTGTATACCTTGCTCAGTTATACCGGTGGAATTCTACTTACCTTCATCGGATATTACATATAA
- the crcB gene encoding fluoride efflux transporter CrcB, which yields MDSKRSYSTMLYIGLAGILGALARFGFSTIWNPSTEVVFPWGTFFCNLAGCLLLGFLVFTDKLRIPAKLQMAITTGFIGSFTTFSTFSYETVNMLRQGHMILALLYVLGSLWGGLLITWLGIRLAKSIQGGNLS from the coding sequence ATGGATAGCAAACGCAGTTACAGCACTATGCTCTATATTGGTTTAGCAGGCATATTGGGCGCGCTTGCGCGCTTCGGGTTCTCAACGATCTGGAATCCAAGCACGGAGGTCGTTTTTCCATGGGGAACTTTTTTTTGCAATTTAGCGGGCTGTTTACTGCTTGGGTTTCTTGTGTTTACAGATAAGCTGCGGATACCAGCCAAACTGCAAATGGCCATAACAACTGGCTTTATAGGCTCATTTACTACATTCTCTACTTTTAGCTATGAAACAGTTAATATGCTAAGGCAGGGTCATATGATCTTAGCTTTACTCTATGTCCTTGGGAGTTTATGGGGAGGACTTCTCATAACATGGCTGGGTATTCGCCTAGCTAAGTCCATTCAAGGGGGGAATCTCTCTTGA